One window of Nicotiana tomentosiformis chromosome 11, ASM39032v3, whole genome shotgun sequence genomic DNA carries:
- the LOC104100431 gene encoding uncharacterized protein: MPDVPKYDGTSDPQEHITTYTTTVKGNDLAPHEIEFVLLKKFRETLMRRALTWYSLLPEHSVDSFEMLADSFIKAHTGARKVQARKADIFRIAQGDPELLREFVIRFQKERMLLLVVPDEWAARAFTKGLNLRSSDASQKLKESLLEFQVMTWTDVHNWYESKIRIENDQIGFPSSAKGREKSKEKSKDNFDKD; encoded by the coding sequence ATGCCCGACGTGccgaagtatgatggaacttcagaccctcaggaacatattaccacctatacaacgacagtaaaggggaacgatttagctccccacgagattgaatttgttttgctgaagaaattcagAGAGACTCTCATGAGGagagccttgacgtggtattcgttgttacccgagcattccgtagattcctttgagatgctcgcagacTCTTTTATTAAGGCCCATAccggggccagaaaggtgcaggcccgaaaggccgacatatttagAATTGCACAAGGAGATCCCGAGTTGCTGCGGGAATTCGTCATCCGGTTCCAAaaggagagaatgttgctccTGGTTGTTCCAGATGAATGGGCGGCTCGAGCATTTACCAAGGGTCTGAATCTGAGAAGTTCTGACGCTTCCCAAAAATTGAAGGAGAGCTTGCTTGAGTTCCAAGTAATGACTTGGACGGATGTACACAACTGGTACGAGTCTAAGATAAGGATTGAAAATGATCAGATTGGCTTCCCGTCGTCAgcaaaaggacgggagaagagtaaagaaaaatcaaaagacaaTTTCGACAAAGATTGA
- the LOC104100427 gene encoding class V chitinase-like, producing MVFQNLLYFLFPYVFLQHFALCQEQVVRSAYWLSSFNFSASEIESKYFTHIFCAFADINPKDFQVSISSSNISPFSTFTKNVQQKNPSIKTLLSIKDSNFVTFSTMASNPTSRKIFIDSSIFLARSFNFHGLDLYWTYPKSNSDMINLEILIKEWQSAIFLEAKTSSKQALLLSLAVYYKPKINGTLNYPSKSLARSLDWINLMAYNFTSPNLSRVTRPHAALLDQDSGKNISGSAGIEDWIKSGIPSKKIVFGLPFFGYGWRLLNRENHDLNAPARGPIGGGDGSMGYKEISEFCVRATITFDADIVGNYCYLGTTWINFDEFNTIFTKVAYVKKKGLLGYFAWHVGVDNKWTLSQEALQAWEA from the exons ATGGTTTTCCAAAATCTTCTTTACTTCTTGTTTCCCTAtgtttttcttcaacattttgcttTATGTCAAGAACAAGTAGTTAGATCAGCCTATTGGCTTTCTAGCTTTAATTTCTCAGCTTCTGAAATTGAATCCAAATATTTCACTCATATTTTTTGTGCATTTGCTGATATTAATCCCAAAGATTTTCAAGTCTCTATTTCCTCATCAAATATATCACCATTTTCCACTTTCACAAAAAATGTTCAACAAAAAAACCCTTCAATTAAAACCCTATTGTCCATTAAAGATTCTAATTTTGTCACCTTTTCTACCATGGCTAGTAATCCAACTTCTCGAAAAATATTCATCGATTCGTCGATATTTTTAGCTAGATCTTTTAATTTTCATGGCTTAGATCTTTATTGGACTTACCCTAAATCAAATTCAGACATGATCAACTTagaaattcttataaaagaatgGCAATCCGCAATATTCTTGGAAGCTAAAACATCAAGTAAACAAGCATTGTTACTAAGTTTAGCAGTTTATTACAAACCAAAAATTAATGGTACTTTGAATTACCCTTCAAAGTCATTAGCAAGAAGTTTAGATTGGATTAATCTAATGGCTTATAATTTCACTTCTCCTAATCTTTCGCGTGTAACGCGACCTCATGCTGCATTATTAGATCAAGATTCTGGAAAAAATATTAGTGGAAGTGCTGGAATTGAAGATTGGATTAAATCTGGAATTCCTTCTAAGAAAATAGTTTTTGGTTTGCCATTTTTTGGATATGGATGGAGATTATTGAATAGGgaaaatcatgatttaaatgcaCCGGCTAGAGGACCTATTGGTGGTGGAGATGGATCAATGGGGTATAAAGAAATAAGTGAATTTTGTGTTAGGGCAACAATAACATTTGATGCTGATATTGTTGGGAATTATTGCTATTTGGGAACAACATGGAttaattttgatgaatttaataCCATTTTTACTAAGGTTGCTTATGTTAAGAAGAAGGGATTGCTTGGTTATTTTGCATGGCATGTTGGGGTGGATAATAAATGGACTCTTTCTCAAGAAG CATTGCAAGCTTGGGAAGCTTAG